In the Clostridia bacterium genome, one interval contains:
- a CDS encoding TAXI family TRAP transporter solute-binding subunit codes for MKKMIRLISILTAIILVLSGCSAGGNTTDSGSSPAPDASQGKKQDLIMGTGGTAGTYYIVGVAMGQAVSEHSSINNIVVQSSLGSMENINLTNTNEMQLGFSNEDGIYFAYNATGPYEKTGKQDILGVMSLYQSAGQMVTKADSNIKTYADLKGKKVCLGPPSTTIIEMSKAILREYGIDPEKDITPFYLSFDEGITKVVDGELDATFYVAGTPTAALMNAASTTPMALVNADQSLLNSIAEKQPYYKPYVIPANTYKGIDYDVNTLKIMTTIFTNSKASEEAIYDFVKNSLENIDTYKNAHAVVSEITPETAAQMAIPLHPGAEKYFKEKGAIK; via the coding sequence ATGAAAAAAATGATTAGACTGATTAGTATCTTAACCGCTATCATCCTGGTGCTGAGCGGATGCTCGGCAGGTGGAAACACAACCGATTCAGGAAGTTCCCCCGCACCTGACGCTTCACAAGGTAAAAAACAAGATCTTATTATGGGGACAGGCGGCACCGCAGGCACTTACTATATTGTTGGTGTTGCTATGGGCCAGGCTGTTTCAGAACATTCAAGCATTAACAACATTGTTGTTCAATCTTCACTCGGTTCAATGGAAAATATTAATTTGACTAATACAAATGAAATGCAGCTGGGATTCTCCAATGAGGACGGCATCTATTTTGCCTATAACGCAACAGGCCCTTATGAGAAAACTGGAAAGCAAGACATTTTGGGTGTCATGTCCCTATATCAGAGTGCCGGCCAAATGGTTACAAAAGCAGACTCAAACATAAAGACTTATGCGGATCTCAAGGGTAAAAAAGTTTGTTTAGGGCCACCTAGCACAACTATTATAGAAATGTCAAAAGCAATACTTAGGGAATATGGCATAGATCCTGAGAAGGATATCACTCCTTTCTACTTATCTTTTGATGAAGGTATTACTAAAGTTGTAGACGGAGAATTAGACGCTACATTCTATGTAGCCGGAACACCAACTGCAGCTCTTATGAATGCTGCTTCAACAACTCCTATGGCATTGGTTAATGCTGATCAAAGCTTACTAAACTCTATAGCTGAAAAACAGCCTTACTATAAGCCATATGTGATTCCTGCTAACACTTATAAAGGTATAGATTATGATGTAAATACATTAAAAATCATGACAACAATTTTTACAAATTCAAAGGCATCAGAAGAAGCTATATACGATTTTGTAAAGAACTCTCTTGAAAACATCGACACCTATAAAAATGCCCATGCAGTTGTTTCAGAAATAACACCTGAGACTGCAGCCCAAATGGCTATACCACTTCATCCGGGAGCAGAAAAGTACTTCAAAGAGAAGGGCGCTATTAAATAA
- a CDS encoding TRAP transporter fused permease subunit: MGDTTSTFNKSNKLTDKIPLFIAISLCAFHTYTASIGILPGYALSAIHWALVGTYIVFTKPLKFKYGKILDMLLMAVNIYISIYLLNLQEEMVFRSGIYTDFEVFLSIIAIISALAISGRVLEKSLSILSVAFIAYALFGNYIAGMFHTVKFSVSRIATYLYTSTDGLYGETLLVSARFIFIFLIFGSVLEITGAGQFFVDLTLSFTGKFRGGPAQASVYASMLMGTISGSGAANVAATGPFTIPLMKRVGYKPDDAAAIASVAASGGQVMPPVMGAVAFLMSEITGIEYGTIALAAFVPGALYYIALSFIVYFSARKNNMELIPESEIMRPWEVFKKGWLYLIPIFLLAYLLLNGYSPQRAALVGIIVTLIIGFFLNRKSLSLESFKRICVDSANGIRSIAASCLLAGIVIGVLNITGLGIKLSGIIVTLANGNLVLGLILAMFASLILGLGLPTSASYLILAVLVGPALIDMGASVLSAHLFLIYFAALSSISPPVAITVFTASGIANSDNMKSGWLSMFYALGGIILPFMFVLNGNYLLSGTVVSIAITIIMGIIGCIILAGGIIGWFGTNINIISRILLLVAGTLVMLATPVESSIGLLTGALVVGVAFYTKKKRMRATMES; encoded by the coding sequence ATGGGAGATACCACTTCAACTTTTAACAAGTCAAACAAGTTGACGGACAAAATTCCTCTGTTTATAGCTATTTCACTATGTGCATTCCATACCTACACAGCATCCATCGGAATTTTACCCGGATATGCCCTTTCGGCAATCCATTGGGCTTTGGTTGGTACTTATATCGTTTTCACAAAACCCCTGAAATTTAAATATGGTAAAATCCTTGATATGCTGCTGATGGCTGTAAATATCTATATCAGTATATATCTTCTAAATTTACAAGAAGAAATGGTTTTCAGATCTGGTATATACACGGACTTTGAAGTCTTCTTGTCAATCATTGCAATTATAAGCGCTCTGGCAATTTCAGGACGTGTTCTTGAAAAATCCTTGTCAATCCTAAGTGTTGCATTTATTGCATACGCGCTTTTCGGAAACTATATTGCCGGCATGTTCCATACTGTTAAATTTTCTGTAAGCCGTATTGCAACTTATTTATACACATCAACAGATGGACTTTATGGCGAGACTTTGCTGGTTTCAGCAAGATTTATCTTCATCTTCCTGATCTTTGGCTCTGTTCTGGAGATTACAGGTGCCGGTCAATTCTTCGTTGACCTCACGCTGTCCTTTACAGGCAAATTCAGAGGCGGCCCTGCTCAGGCATCTGTTTATGCCAGCATGTTGATGGGAACAATCAGTGGTTCAGGTGCAGCCAACGTTGCAGCAACCGGACCATTTACAATCCCTCTGATGAAGAGAGTAGGCTATAAGCCTGATGATGCAGCAGCCATCGCTTCTGTTGCGGCCTCTGGCGGACAAGTAATGCCACCGGTAATGGGTGCGGTCGCATTCCTGATGAGTGAAATTACAGGAATAGAATACGGTACAATTGCTCTGGCAGCATTTGTACCAGGTGCACTTTACTATATAGCCTTGTCTTTCATCGTATATTTCAGTGCAAGAAAAAACAACATGGAGCTGATTCCAGAAAGTGAAATTATGCGCCCATGGGAAGTCTTCAAGAAAGGCTGGCTGTATCTTATACCAATTTTCCTCTTGGCTTATCTTTTGTTAAATGGATACAGTCCACAGCGCGCCGCTCTTGTTGGTATCATAGTTACTTTGATTATCGGCTTCTTCCTCAACAGGAAATCCTTGAGTCTGGAGTCTTTTAAAAGAATATGTGTTGACTCTGCAAATGGAATCAGAAGCATTGCTGCTTCATGTCTTCTGGCGGGAATAGTTATTGGAGTGCTGAATATAACCGGTTTGGGTATTAAGCTCAGCGGTATCATTGTTACCTTGGCAAATGGAAATCTGGTTCTTGGACTGATTCTGGCTATGTTTGCCAGCCTGATTCTGGGTCTTGGATTACCGACATCAGCATCCTATTTAATTCTTGCAGTATTAGTAGGTCCAGCTTTGATTGATATGGGTGCTTCAGTATTGTCAGCGCATTTGTTCTTGATATACTTTGCGGCATTATCCTCCATATCACCTCCAGTTGCCATAACTGTATTTACAGCTTCAGGTATTGCCAATTCCGATAACATGAAATCAGGATGGCTGTCAATGTTCTACGCATTAGGCGGAATTATCCTACCGTTTATGTTCGTTCTTAATGGCAATTACTTATTGAGCGGTACAGTTGTGTCAATTGCAATAACAATTATAATGGGTATCATCGGCTGTATTATACTAGCAGGCGGTATTATTGGTTGGTTTGGTACCAATATCAATATAATATCCAGAATTTTATTACTGGTAGCAGGTACTCTGGTAATGCTTGCAACGCCTGTGGAATCATCAATCGGCCTTTTGACCGGAGCTTTGGTTGTCGGGGTTGCGTTCTATACCAAAAAAAAGCGTATGAGAGCAACAATGGAATCATAA